In the genome of Catharus ustulatus isolate bCatUst1 chromosome 32, bCatUst1.pri.v2, whole genome shotgun sequence, the window ggggatttggggagtttggggagggttcagggggtctctgaggggatttggggagggttCAGGGGTCTCTAAGGGGGGCTGGAGATtccccaggagggtttgggggtcccaggaatGGCTGAGGGGGTCTCTGGGTGGGCCTGGGGGTCCCCTGGTGGATTCAGGAAGGGTTTTGTGGGGTCGCTGATGGGATCTGGGGGTCtctgaaggattttttgggattcagGAGGGATCTTTAGGGGAGTGTAAATGTTTGAGGGGTTCGcagataatttggggagggggtcctgggCAGTCCTGAGGGAGTTTGGGGATTCcagggggggattttgggggattttttttggggtcctaGATGTGCCCTCCCTCTTTCAGGTCTGGTTCCTTCTGCTGTCGTCATCGTGGCTAAAAAAGAGGGGAGCTGAGGGGGggcacccccaaacctccccaaaacccccaaataaaccccaaaaaaccccaaataaacctgAGTGTTGTCTTGTCCTGAGgccccctccccaaaagcaGAgttctgggggggtcccagcgCCTTTATTGGGGTCTCCCCTCAGGGGTTCCTGCGGTGCCAGCTGCCCACGGGGTCGGCGAGGATGACGATGCCCCAGGCCCCCAAccctgcggggacagcggggctcacctggggaccCTCCCCGCCCGcaccccctccccaaccccGAACCCTCTCGGAGCCCTGGGACATTTGGGAGCTCTAGGGACAATCAGAGGATTTTAAGGAGGGTTTTGGAGGAAGTTCTGGGGAGATTTTGAGGATATCCCAGAGCCAccctcagcctctccccacCTCGGCTCTAAGAAACCCCACCAATTTTAGTGCCAAAACCGAGATCCCCTCTATGTCCCCGTTCCGCGCCCCCTCCCCGTTCTGCCCCGGCCCTCACCGGCGGCGAAGGTGATCTGGGCGATGGCGCCCATGGAGGGGGGGATTCCCTTTTTCATGACGCTCCGAGGGCCCTGGTACACCCAGATGGCGGCCATCAGCAGTCCCGCGCCGCTCAGCAAgcggcagctccagcagccgcCGAACAGCGGCCGCGGCGAGGCCGCACCGGACCCCGGCACCGCGCCCGGAGCGGCCTCCGCGCCCTGCGGCGACATGGCGGCACCGAAAGTGATGCCGGAAGTGTCCGTGCTTTATTAAAGTCCGGGGCGTTCGCACGAAAGAGTTCCACGCGGCGCAGAAGGTTCCGGGTGGGACAGCGGGAAAGGGGCGCTGAGGGGCTCCCGGTGGTTTCCCGGTGGTGGCGTTACTTCCGCCACGGTACCTGCCGCTGCGACACATTGTCGTCGGTCTGGGCCGCCTCGCGCAGAGCCATCATGACCAGCTCATTGTGGCGCCGGCGCTCCGCCAAAACCGCG includes:
- the DMAC1 gene encoding distal membrane-arm assembly complex protein 1, yielding MSPQGAEAAPGAVPGSGAASPRPLFGGCWSCRLLSGAGLLMAAIWVYQGPRSVMKKGIPPSMGAIAQITFAAGLGAWGIVILADPVGSWHRRNP